GCGTCGACGGCGGAAACGTAGGCCGGAGCCCCCCTCCCCTTCGCCAAAAGGTCCAGGACCGGTTGCCTCACGAGGACGACGCCTTGCGCAGCCGCGCCTCGCCGTCCGTGCGCCGGGTCGCGGTCTCGGTGATGGTGCGAAGCTCCGTATCGAGGCGCGACAGCGCCTTTCCGAGGTCTCTGCGCTCCTCCATGAAGGCACGATAGTCCGGGTCGTGGGTCCGATTTGCGGACTTGGCGATCTGGTTCACGTTCCGCGCGATGCCGGCAATCTGGGCTTGAAGGTCCTTCAGGACGGCGAGCGTCTCGGCATCGGCCTCCAGAAACCCGCCGATCCGACGTGCCGCGATCCTCAAAGCGCGGTTCCGCTTGAGCCCCGCGCGGGCGATCGCCTCGTCGAACGCGGCGAGCTCGGCCTCCGTCATCTTCACCGAGACCGTCTTCTCGGCCCGTTTGGGCGCTGGGTTGGAGGCGTCGCTCGTCCACGAACCACCCGAGAGTCGGCGGTTCGGCCAGGGCGGCTGGCGGTCGTGATCGTCGGTCATGCGGGGAGGGTCGAGACGGTGAGGTGGGCTTTAATCGCGAAAGTTCTAC
Above is a genomic segment from Acuticoccus sediminis containing:
- a CDS encoding DNA mobilization endonuclease VirD1/MobC family subunit, with the translated sequence MTDDHDRQPPWPNRRLSGGSWTSDASNPAPKRAEKTVSVKMTEAELAAFDEAIARAGLKRNRALRIAARRIGGFLEADAETLAVLKDLQAQIAGIARNVNQIAKSANRTHDPDYRAFMEERRDLGKALSRLDTELRTITETATRRTDGEARLRKASSS